The Candidatus Manganitrophus noduliformans genome includes a window with the following:
- the topA gene encoding type I DNA topoisomerase has protein sequence MAKAVKKKKESGKSGPGKGTTAGARGKKTATRTKSLVIVESPSKAKTISKYLGKQFSVMASVGHVKDLPKSKFGIDIDHDFEPEYTVIKGKAKVLSEIKKAAKEADKIYLAPDPDREGEAIAWHIAQELKSRNGDVYRVLFNEITEKAIQRAMQSPGNIDMKRVNAQQARRVLDRIVGYRISPLLWEKVRRGLSAGRVQSVAVRLICEREAEVLAFVPVEYWSITAKLLGPNPPPFVARLIQRGGEAIEMGNEADAQAVLEALRPLPFVVSKIEKKERKRNPTPPFTTSRLQQEAVRKLHFTPKKTMMLAQQLYEGVETQAEGAVGLITYMRTDSVRVSPDFQQETAAWIRGKYGNEYVPEAAPVYKSKKGAQEGHEAIRPTSLARDPEQLKADLTRDQYLLYKLIWNRFVASQMTPAVFDVTRIDITAGDFLLRASGAIIKFAGFSIVYMEGKEEGIPQEKKEGEETEDTSEEAVILPELTVGQRLTLQSLDPKQHFTQPPPRYNEALLIHDLEEKGIGRPSTYAAIISTIQDRKYVEKREARFYPTELGKVVNELLIQHFPDVVNVEFTAQMENELDGIEDGEKEWVATVRGFYEPFSKEFNRAQVEMRDVKREETPTDLTCEKCGKPMVIKWGRFGRFIACSGYPDCKNTKEFAETANGIEVVEKETATNEVCEKCGKPMVIKNGRFGRFMACSGYPECENTKPISTGVACPEEGCGGALIEKRTRRGKNFFACNRYPKCTFALWERPVPRACPECKAPFLIERREQGGGMKVVCRNEGCGFEDAG, from the coding sequence TTGGCCAAAGCAGTTAAAAAGAAAAAGGAATCGGGGAAGAGTGGCCCAGGGAAAGGGACGACCGCCGGTGCCCGGGGGAAAAAGACGGCCACACGGACGAAGTCGCTCGTGATTGTGGAGTCCCCTTCGAAGGCGAAGACGATCTCGAAATATTTGGGAAAGCAGTTTTCCGTGATGGCCTCGGTCGGGCATGTAAAAGACCTCCCCAAGTCGAAGTTCGGCATCGATATCGATCATGACTTTGAGCCGGAGTACACCGTCATCAAGGGAAAAGCGAAGGTCCTCTCCGAAATCAAAAAGGCGGCGAAGGAAGCCGATAAGATCTATCTGGCCCCCGACCCCGACCGGGAAGGGGAGGCGATCGCCTGGCATATCGCCCAAGAACTGAAATCGCGCAACGGCGATGTCTACCGGGTCCTTTTCAACGAAATTACCGAAAAGGCGATCCAGCGGGCGATGCAGTCGCCCGGCAACATCGACATGAAGCGGGTCAATGCCCAGCAGGCGCGCCGGGTCTTGGACCGGATCGTCGGTTATCGGATCAGTCCGCTCCTCTGGGAAAAGGTCCGCCGCGGTCTCTCCGCAGGCCGGGTCCAGTCGGTGGCGGTCCGTCTGATCTGCGAGCGGGAGGCGGAGGTCCTCGCCTTCGTTCCGGTAGAATATTGGAGCATCACGGCGAAGCTGCTGGGACCGAATCCCCCTCCGTTCGTCGCCCGGTTGATCCAGCGCGGAGGGGAGGCGATTGAGATGGGAAATGAGGCCGATGCGCAGGCGGTCCTCGAAGCGCTCCGTCCCCTTCCCTTTGTCGTCTCCAAGATCGAGAAAAAGGAGCGGAAGCGAAACCCGACCCCTCCCTTTACCACCAGCCGGTTGCAGCAGGAGGCGGTGCGCAAGCTTCATTTCACCCCGAAAAAGACGATGATGCTGGCGCAACAACTCTATGAAGGGGTCGAGACCCAGGCGGAAGGGGCGGTCGGTTTGATCACCTATATGCGGACCGACTCGGTCCGTGTCTCGCCCGACTTTCAGCAGGAGACGGCGGCGTGGATTCGTGGAAAATATGGAAACGAGTATGTTCCGGAGGCGGCCCCGGTTTATAAAAGCAAGAAGGGGGCGCAGGAGGGGCATGAGGCGATCCGTCCGACCTCGCTTGCGCGTGATCCCGAACAGCTCAAAGCCGATCTGACGAGGGACCAATACCTCCTCTATAAATTGATCTGGAACCGGTTTGTAGCCAGCCAGATGACCCCGGCTGTCTTCGACGTGACCCGGATCGACATCACTGCGGGGGATTTCCTGCTGCGGGCCTCCGGAGCGATCATTAAATTCGCCGGCTTCTCCATCGTCTATATGGAAGGGAAAGAAGAAGGGATTCCGCAGGAGAAAAAGGAGGGGGAAGAGACGGAAGATACCTCCGAAGAAGCGGTGATCCTGCCGGAGCTGACTGTCGGGCAGCGCCTGACCCTCCAATCGCTCGATCCGAAACAGCACTTTACGCAGCCTCCCCCCCGTTACAACGAGGCCCTGCTGATCCACGATCTGGAAGAGAAAGGGATTGGGCGACCCAGCACCTATGCTGCGATCATCTCGACCATTCAGGATCGAAAATATGTCGAGAAGCGGGAGGCCCGCTTCTATCCGACCGAGTTGGGGAAGGTCGTCAATGAGCTTCTGATCCAGCATTTTCCCGATGTGGTGAATGTCGAGTTCACCGCCCAGATGGAAAATGAGCTCGATGGAATCGAAGACGGAGAAAAAGAGTGGGTCGCGACGGTCCGCGGGTTCTACGAGCCGTTCAGCAAAGAGTTTAATCGGGCGCAGGTCGAAATGCGGGATGTGAAGCGGGAAGAGACGCCGACCGACCTCACCTGTGAAAAGTGCGGCAAGCCGATGGTGATTAAATGGGGCCGCTTCGGCCGATTCATCGCCTGCTCCGGCTATCCCGACTGCAAGAACACCAAGGAGTTTGCCGAGACGGCCAATGGAATCGAGGTGGTGGAGAAAGAGACCGCCACCAACGAGGTCTGTGAAAAATGCGGCAAGCCGATGGTGATCAAAAACGGCCGCTTCGGCCGATTCATGGCCTGCTCCGGTTATCCCGAGTGTGAGAATACCAAGCCGATCAGCACCGGCGTCGCCTGCCCCGAAGAGGGGTGCGGCGGGGCCCTCATCGAAAAGCGAACCCGGCGGGGAAAGAACTTTTTCGCCTGCAATCGCTATCCCAAATGTACTTTTGCCCTCTGGGAGCGTCCTGTTCCCCGGGCCTGTCCGGAATGTAAAGCCCCCTTCCTCATCGAGCGTCGCGAACAGGGGGGCGGGATGAAGGTGGTCTGCCGAAACGAGGGGTGCGGCTTCGAAGATGCCGGTTGA
- the trmFO gene encoding methylenetetrahydrofolate--tRNA-(uracil(54)-C(5))-methyltransferase (FADH(2)-oxidizing) TrmFO, whose product MSEKKLIVIGGGLAGSEAAWQAAQRGVSVVLYEMRPVRPTPAHKTGNLAELVCSNSLGSLDPNSAPGLLKEEMRRLGSLIIRAGEAARVPAGAALAVDREIFSQQIMEAIRNHPKITLLHEEVKEIPTDGVVIMATGPLTSDALGESLRNLTRSDYLYFFDAISPIIDAESINDEITFRASRYDKGGDDYLNCPMDEAQYNAFYDALMSGEKVEAKEFEKVPYFEGCLPIEVLAERGRLTPVFGPMKPVGLVNPKTGKEPFAVVQLRAENQFGSCYNMVGFQTKLKWPEQKRIFRMIPGLAQAEFLRLGSLHRNTFINSPRLLSETLQIRTRPGLFMAGQVVGVEGYVESAAMGGLAGINAARLLHGEKTVIPPKTTAHGALIQYITQSHPAFFQPINTNFGLFPPLDEKENDFGKGKRATGSASASEGRGGIGGAAAPDGPPHKKMNKQLRHQKVVERALGELSQWIAQSTILPDISR is encoded by the coding sequence ATGTCTGAAAAAAAACTAATCGTCATCGGCGGAGGCCTGGCCGGTTCCGAAGCGGCTTGGCAGGCGGCGCAGCGAGGGGTTTCCGTCGTCCTCTACGAGATGCGGCCGGTCCGTCCGACCCCGGCGCATAAAACCGGAAATCTTGCAGAGCTGGTCTGCAGCAACTCGCTCGGCTCGCTCGATCCGAACAGCGCCCCCGGGCTTTTGAAAGAAGAGATGCGACGGCTTGGGTCGTTGATTATCCGGGCCGGCGAGGCGGCGCGTGTTCCCGCCGGGGCGGCGCTGGCGGTCGATCGGGAGATCTTCTCGCAGCAGATCATGGAGGCGATCCGGAATCACCCTAAAATTACCCTTTTGCACGAAGAGGTGAAGGAGATCCCGACCGATGGGGTCGTCATCATGGCGACCGGCCCGCTGACCTCCGACGCATTGGGAGAGTCGCTTCGAAATCTGACCCGGTCCGACTACCTCTACTTCTTTGATGCCATCTCTCCGATCATCGACGCGGAGAGCATCAACGACGAGATTACCTTTCGCGCCTCCCGCTACGACAAGGGGGGAGACGACTACCTCAACTGTCCGATGGATGAGGCGCAATATAATGCCTTTTATGATGCATTGATGTCGGGCGAAAAAGTAGAGGCGAAAGAGTTTGAGAAGGTCCCTTATTTTGAGGGATGTCTTCCAATTGAGGTCTTGGCGGAGCGGGGACGGCTGACCCCGGTCTTCGGTCCGATGAAGCCGGTCGGCCTGGTGAATCCCAAGACCGGGAAGGAGCCGTTCGCCGTCGTTCAGCTGCGAGCGGAGAACCAGTTCGGAAGCTGCTATAACATGGTCGGCTTCCAGACCAAGCTGAAGTGGCCGGAGCAGAAGCGGATCTTCCGGATGATCCCGGGGCTGGCGCAGGCGGAGTTCTTAAGGCTCGGAAGCCTCCATCGGAATACCTTCATCAACTCCCCTCGCCTTCTTTCCGAGACCCTCCAGATCCGAACGCGGCCGGGGCTCTTCATGGCGGGCCAGGTGGTCGGGGTGGAAGGGTATGTCGAATCGGCGGCGATGGGGGGGCTGGCCGGAATCAACGCGGCGCGACTGCTTCACGGTGAGAAGACCGTCATTCCGCCGAAGACGACGGCGCACGGAGCCCTCATCCAATACATCACGCAGAGCCACCCGGCCTTCTTCCAGCCGATCAATACCAATTTCGGTCTCTTCCCGCCGCTCGATGAAAAAGAGAACGACTTCGGGAAGGGAAAGCGGGCGACCGGCTCCGCCAGCGCGAGCGAGGGGCGTGGGGGCATCGGAGGAGCCGCTGCACCGGACGGGCCCCCACATAAAAAGATGAACAAACAGCTTCGCCACCAGAAGGTGGTCGAACGAGCCCTTGGAGAGCTCTCTCAATGGATCGCGCAATCGACGATTTTGCCCGATATCTCCAGATAG
- the xerC gene encoding tyrosine recombinase XerC, which translates to MDRAIDDFARYLQIEENVSPHTYRNYLSDLAAFKAFLVGAPEKESKAPSLESIDHLMIRGYLAALQKRGAKKPTIARKLAVLRSFFQYLVREGRLSLNPAKRVLRPKLEKRLPKFLTVDQAQALMTTPSGEGWTVQRDRAILETFYSTGIRISELVGLNPDDIDFDSGMVKVFGKGRKERIVPIGQKAIDALRAYLTARPFSAEALFNNTRGGRLTVRSVDRIVKKYVRRIDQPNMVPHGLRHTFATHLLEGGADLRSVQEMLGHASLSTTQRYTHLQVDHLMQVYDRAHPRGDGNGIGSKE; encoded by the coding sequence ATGGATCGCGCAATCGACGATTTTGCCCGATATCTCCAGATAGAGGAAAACGTCTCTCCCCACACCTATCGGAATTATCTCTCCGATTTGGCGGCATTTAAGGCGTTTCTTGTTGGCGCGCCGGAGAAGGAGTCGAAAGCGCCTTCTCTTGAGTCGATCGACCATCTGATGATCCGCGGCTATCTGGCCGCGCTCCAGAAGCGGGGGGCGAAGAAGCCGACGATCGCCCGGAAGCTCGCCGTCCTTCGCTCCTTTTTTCAATATCTGGTCCGTGAGGGGCGGCTTTCGTTGAACCCCGCGAAGCGGGTCCTTCGCCCCAAGCTGGAGAAACGGCTGCCGAAGTTTCTCACTGTCGATCAGGCGCAGGCCTTGATGACCACCCCCTCCGGAGAGGGATGGACCGTCCAGCGGGATCGGGCGATCCTGGAGACCTTTTATTCGACCGGAATCCGGATCTCGGAGCTGGTCGGATTGAATCCCGACGATATCGATTTCGATTCGGGGATGGTGAAGGTCTTCGGCAAGGGACGGAAGGAGCGGATCGTTCCGATCGGGCAGAAAGCGATCGACGCGCTCCGCGCCTATTTAACCGCAAGGCCTTTTTCGGCGGAGGCGCTTTTCAACAATACGCGGGGAGGGCGGCTGACGGTGCGAAGCGTCGATCGGATCGTCAAAAAGTATGTCCGCCGGATCGATCAACCGAACATGGTTCCCCATGGCCTGCGGCATACGTTTGCAACCCATCTGCTCGAAGGAGGGGCCGATCTGCGGTCGGTCCAGGAGATGCTGGGGCACGCGAGCCTCTCGACGACACAGCGGTATACGCACCTTCAGGTCGACCATCTGATGCAGGTGTATGATCGGGCTCATCCGAGGGGAGACGGGAATGGTATTGGGAGTAAGGAGTAA